The following are encoded together in the Acinetobacter radioresistens DSM 6976 = NBRC 102413 = CIP 103788 genome:
- a CDS encoding aldehyde dehydrogenase family protein, with product MNTHVIINGENIQGSAETFKVLNPANEEVITEIASATPEQVNQAVQAATEAFKQWKNISDKEINNSFSKIANDIRQEKKEIARLITLEQGKPLGLAEFEVEAGASWIEYIASLEIPVETIQEPGGKTIQVYNRPLGVVASITPWNWPFMIAVWHLFPALKTKNCIVNKPSEYTPLSTVKLVEIINRHVPKGVCSVVLGTGKVGQVLSEHPDIAKVTFTGSTRTGQSILSHSVNTLKGVVLELGGNDVGIVLDDIDVDSTAEKIFGSAFLNAGQTCAALKRLYVHENIYEDLIHKLVEIAERQVVGNGQEENTTFGPVQNRMQFNKVKALIEDAIAQGGELLTQAPVLPENGYYIAPTLIANLREGVALVDEEQFGPVLPIIKFSEIDDVIQRANQSSFGLGGSVWSQNIEKAQEIANQLECGTVWINSHADLSPAAPFGGWKLSGLGYSFGLDGLLLFTKKQAIHISR from the coding sequence ATGAATACTCATGTCATTATTAACGGTGAGAATATTCAAGGATCAGCAGAAACTTTTAAAGTGCTGAATCCAGCTAATGAAGAAGTAATCACGGAAATAGCCAGTGCAACCCCAGAGCAGGTCAATCAGGCAGTTCAGGCTGCTACTGAAGCTTTCAAGCAATGGAAAAATATTTCTGATAAGGAAATTAATAACAGTTTTAGTAAAATTGCGAATGATATCCGTCAGGAAAAAAAAGAAATTGCCCGGTTAATTACCTTGGAGCAGGGAAAGCCATTAGGCTTGGCAGAGTTTGAGGTAGAAGCAGGTGCTAGCTGGATTGAATACATCGCCAGTCTTGAAATACCAGTTGAAACTATTCAGGAACCTGGTGGTAAAACTATTCAGGTTTATAACCGCCCACTTGGTGTGGTCGCATCGATTACACCATGGAACTGGCCGTTTATGATTGCAGTCTGGCATCTGTTTCCGGCCTTAAAAACTAAAAACTGTATTGTCAATAAACCCTCAGAATATACTCCTTTAAGTACAGTCAAACTGGTAGAAATTATTAACCGTCATGTACCAAAAGGCGTGTGTAGCGTAGTACTTGGCACAGGTAAAGTCGGGCAGGTTCTCAGTGAGCATCCTGATATCGCCAAAGTTACATTTACCGGTTCGACACGTACCGGGCAGAGTATTTTGAGCCATTCGGTTAATACACTTAAAGGTGTAGTACTGGAATTGGGTGGTAATGATGTAGGAATCGTACTAGACGATATTGACGTAGATAGCACGGCCGAGAAAATTTTTGGCTCGGCGTTTTTAAATGCTGGCCAGACTTGTGCCGCATTAAAGCGCTTATATGTGCATGAAAATATTTATGAGGACTTAATACATAAACTGGTAGAAATAGCTGAACGGCAGGTTGTGGGTAATGGACAAGAAGAAAACACAACTTTTGGTCCGGTACAAAACCGTATGCAGTTTAATAAAGTTAAGGCGCTTATTGAGGATGCGATTGCTCAGGGTGGAGAACTGCTTACTCAGGCACCAGTACTGCCAGAAAACGGCTATTATATTGCACCGACTTTGATTGCAAACCTAAGAGAAGGTGTGGCACTGGTAGATGAAGAGCAATTTGGTCCGGTTTTACCTATTATAAAGTTTAGTGAGATAGATGATGTGATCCAGCGCGCCAATCAAAGCTCTTTCGGGCTCGGCGGTTCAGTCTGGAGCCAAAATATTGAAAAAGCTCAAGAGATTGCCAATCAGCTAGAATGCGGTACGGTGTGGATTAACAGTCATGCTGACCTGTCACCTGCTGCACCATTTGGTGGTTGGAAACTTTCCGGCTTGGGTTATTCATTTGGATTGGATGGCCTACTTTTATTTACCAAGAAACAGGCAATCCATATCAGTCGCTAA
- a CDS encoding p-hydroxyphenylacetate 3-hydroxylase reductase component, with protein sequence MNTINTAPVIDTKAFRRALGNFATGVTVMTAQNSQGEKVGVTANSFNSVSLDPALILWSIDKNSSSYRIFSQASHFAVNILSAAQIEFSNNFARRAEDRFAGVDFDMGAGKAPLLKNCSAVLECEKFDIVEGGDHWIILGKVVKFHDYGRSPLLYHQGVYSAVLPHPSLNTPVESREDSFPGRLYHNMYYLLTQAVRAYESDYQPKQQATGFRTSEARLLLVLDSKTASSKSALQHEVAMPIAEVEQAAEILAQKGLLIETETTYVLTEHGKSVANMLYRISESHQQEVFSKYTEEQRELFKEMLKDLIEL encoded by the coding sequence ATGAACACAATTAACACAGCCCCTGTTATTGATACTAAAGCCTTTCGCCGGGCACTGGGTAATTTTGCAACCGGTGTCACTGTAATGACTGCTCAGAATAGTCAAGGTGAAAAAGTTGGCGTAACAGCTAACAGTTTTAACTCTGTCTCACTTGACCCAGCATTGATTCTATGGAGTATCGATAAAAACTCTTCAAGTTACCGGATCTTTTCACAAGCCAGTCATTTCGCGGTCAATATTTTATCTGCGGCTCAAATTGAATTTTCCAATAATTTTGCCCGCCGTGCAGAGGACCGTTTTGCTGGAGTCGATTTTGACATGGGTGCCGGTAAAGCACCTTTATTAAAAAACTGTTCCGCTGTGCTGGAGTGTGAAAAATTTGATATTGTTGAAGGGGGTGATCACTGGATCATTCTGGGTAAAGTGGTTAAGTTTCATGACTATGGCCGTTCTCCTTTACTTTATCATCAAGGTGTTTATTCTGCGGTACTGCCTCATCCGAGTTTGAATACGCCTGTTGAGTCCAGAGAAGATAGTTTTCCTGGCCGTTTATATCATAACATGTACTACTTGCTAACTCAGGCAGTGCGAGCCTATGAAAGCGACTATCAACCCAAACAGCAGGCTACAGGTTTTCGGACCAGTGAAGCACGTTTATTACTTGTATTGGACAGTAAAACTGCCAGTAGTAAAAGTGCACTGCAGCATGAAGTCGCTATGCCGATTGCCGAGGTTGAACAGGCAGCCGAGATTTTAGCCCAAAAAGGTTTGCTTATTGAAACCGAGACTACTTATGTACTTACGGAACACGGAAAGAGTGTGGCCAATATGCTCTACCGGATTTCTGAAAGTCATCAACAGGAAGTATTTTCAAAATATACAGAAGAGCAACGCGAACTCTTTAAAGAAATGCTTAAAGACCTGATTGAACTTTAA
- a CDS encoding NAD-dependent succinate-semialdehyde dehydrogenase, whose amino-acid sequence MQLKNSGLFKQQVFIDGQWLEAEQNKSFAVINPATGETIAHVPSVSEQQVVKAVEAADQALQSWKQTTAKERSILLKKWYQLMIEHQEDLAIILSTEQGKPMTESRGEILYGASFIEWFAEEAKRTYGDVIPHDKQGRRLLVIRQPVGVVAAITPWNFPNAMITRKVGPALAAGCTVVIKPASETPLSALALVALAEEAGIPKGVINVVTGSAREIGGILTQHPLVRKVSFTGSTAIGKLLMQQCSSTMKKISMELGGNAPFIVFEDADLDKAVEGAIASKFRNSGQTCVCTNRILVQNSIYDTFVEKLAAAVAKLKVAPAFEPGAEQGPLINEKAVEKVQQHIDDATSKGAKVIYGGQRHQLGQTFFEPTVLTDVTPDMQVAQDETFGPLAPVFRFTEEAEAIRMANDTEFGLASYIYTQNLSRAWRVSEALEYGMVGINEGLISTEVAPFGGIKESGCGREGSKYGIEDYQELKYLCMGI is encoded by the coding sequence GTGCAATTAAAAAATTCTGGTTTATTTAAACAACAGGTATTTATTGATGGTCAATGGCTAGAAGCAGAGCAGAATAAAAGTTTTGCCGTAATAAACCCGGCTACTGGTGAAACCATTGCTCATGTACCTTCTGTTAGTGAACAGCAGGTAGTAAAAGCAGTAGAAGCAGCTGATCAGGCACTACAAAGCTGGAAACAGACCACTGCAAAAGAACGTTCAATCCTGCTAAAAAAATGGTACCAGCTGATGATTGAACATCAGGAAGATCTCGCGATAATTCTAAGCACGGAACAGGGTAAACCAATGACCGAAAGTCGGGGGGAAATTCTGTATGGTGCAAGCTTTATCGAATGGTTTGCTGAAGAGGCTAAACGCACTTATGGTGATGTGATTCCCCATGATAAGCAGGGACGTCGCCTGCTTGTGATTCGTCAGCCAGTTGGCGTAGTGGCTGCAATTACACCTTGGAATTTCCCCAATGCCATGATTACCCGTAAAGTTGGTCCGGCATTGGCGGCAGGCTGTACTGTCGTGATTAAACCAGCTTCTGAAACTCCACTTTCTGCACTAGCTCTGGTCGCTCTGGCTGAAGAAGCCGGAATTCCAAAAGGTGTAATCAATGTAGTGACTGGCAGTGCCCGTGAAATAGGTGGAATCCTGACTCAGCATCCTCTGGTGCGTAAGGTATCTTTTACCGGTTCGACCGCCATTGGTAAATTACTGATGCAGCAATGCTCTTCAACCATGAAAAAAATCAGTATGGAATTAGGTGGTAATGCACCATTTATTGTCTTTGAGGATGCAGATCTGGATAAAGCAGTTGAGGGAGCGATAGCATCAAAATTCCGTAATAGTGGCCAGACCTGTGTATGTACCAACCGTATTCTGGTTCAAAACAGTATTTATGATACTTTTGTTGAAAAGCTTGCCGCTGCTGTAGCAAAACTCAAAGTTGCTCCTGCTTTTGAACCGGGTGCAGAACAAGGCCCGCTGATTAATGAAAAGGCAGTTGAAAAAGTTCAGCAACATATTGATGATGCAACCTCCAAAGGAGCTAAAGTCATTTATGGTGGGCAGCGGCATCAATTAGGTCAGACATTTTTTGAGCCAACCGTCTTAACTGATGTAACCCCAGATATGCAAGTCGCACAAGATGAAACCTTTGGACCACTAGCACCAGTTTTTAGATTTACCGAAGAAGCAGAAGCTATCCGTATGGCGAATGATACTGAATTTGGCTTAGCTTCTTATATTTATACGCAAAATCTAAGTCGGGCCTGGCGTGTAAGCGAAGCTCTTGAATACGGTATGGTCGGTATAAATGAAGGTTTAATTTCTACTGAAGTTGCACCTTTTGGTGGAATAAAGGAGTCGGGTTGTGGCCGTGAAGGTTCTAAATATGGGATCGAAGACTACCAGGAACTTAAATACTTGTGCATGGGTATCTAG
- a CDS encoding MBL fold metallo-hydrolase, with amino-acid sequence MTIKPLVKAFFDNDTNTFSYVVTDPVTKHCAVIDSVMNYDAASASMHYQQADEILHYIKQQGLTVEWILETHVHADHMTAAPYIQSSAGGKIAMSKKISVVQETFSKIYNFEPEYFKVHHPFDYLFEDGEKFKIGELEAYNIPTPGHTPACLSYVIGDAVFVGDTLFMPDYGTARCDFPNGSAEQLFDSVQALYQLPDHTRVFLCHDYKPEGRDEFVHETTIGAQKHGNVHIQENTRKQDFVTMRTQRDAKLSMPKLILPAIQINMDGGQLPEPEANGVRYLKIPLNFFN; translated from the coding sequence ATGACAATAAAACCTCTGGTTAAGGCATTTTTTGATAATGATACCAATACTTTCAGTTATGTAGTTACTGATCCTGTCACAAAGCACTGTGCTGTCATTGACAGTGTAATGAATTATGATGCAGCTTCAGCTTCCATGCATTACCAGCAGGCTGATGAAATTTTGCATTATATTAAACAGCAGGGCTTAACGGTTGAATGGATTCTTGAAACACATGTGCATGCTGATCACATGACAGCTGCGCCATATATTCAAAGTAGTGCAGGTGGCAAAATTGCCATGAGTAAAAAAATCTCTGTAGTGCAGGAGACTTTTAGCAAAATTTATAATTTTGAGCCTGAATATTTTAAGGTTCATCATCCTTTTGATTATCTGTTTGAAGATGGTGAAAAGTTCAAAATTGGCGAACTTGAAGCCTACAATATTCCGACACCGGGGCATACACCTGCCTGCCTGAGTTATGTCATCGGTGATGCTGTTTTCGTAGGAGATACCTTATTCATGCCAGACTACGGTACAGCACGTTGCGACTTTCCAAACGGCAGTGCTGAACAGCTGTTTGATTCGGTACAGGCTTTATATCAATTACCTGATCATACCCGGGTATTCCTGTGTCATGACTACAAGCCAGAAGGCCGGGATGAGTTTGTACATGAAACGACCATTGGTGCGCAGAAACATGGCAATGTCCATATTCAGGAAAATACCCGCAAACAGGATTTTGTAACTATGCGCACCCAGCGCGATGCCAAATTATCTATGCCTAAACTAATCTTGCCAGCGATTCAGATCAATATGGATGGAGGACAATTACCAGAACCGGAGGCAAATGGGGTACGTTATCTGAAAATCCCTCTTAACTTCTTTAATTAA
- a CDS encoding DUF6691 family protein translates to MKNILAFIFGSIFALGLSISGMANPEKVLDFLDITGTWDPSLAFVMIGAILVAIIPFQKALRSAEPKTVFHETIELPTNQKIDSKLIMGALIFGMGWGIAGICPAPGLTLIGLGHYESLYFILAMLAGVFVHRKWFG, encoded by the coding sequence ATGAAAAATATTTTGGCCTTTATATTTGGTAGTATTTTTGCGCTTGGGCTGAGTATTTCAGGAATGGCTAATCCTGAAAAAGTACTGGATTTTCTGGATATCACTGGTACATGGGACCCAAGTCTGGCTTTTGTGATGATAGGTGCCATTTTAGTGGCCATTATTCCGTTTCAGAAAGCGCTACGTTCTGCCGAGCCTAAAACTGTATTCCATGAAACAATAGAACTACCCACCAATCAAAAAATTGATTCTAAACTCATCATGGGTGCGCTGATTTTTGGTATGGGCTGGGGTATAGCTGGAATTTGTCCTGCACCAGGACTGACCCTGATCGGCCTTGGCCATTATGAATCACTCTATTTTATTTTAGCGATGCTAGCTGGTGTATTTGTTCATCGCAAATGGTTTGGATAG
- a CDS encoding YeeE/YedE family protein yields MIQDYWLALLGGALLGCSVIGYLWVNGRIAGISGLIAQVLDPATLWKTPALWFLLGLILTPFLYSLFVVPEIELNASPWMMIIAGLLVGFGTRLGSGCTSGHGICGISRLSRRSMVATLSFMLAGFITVYLLRHVLRIQS; encoded by the coding sequence ATGATTCAGGACTATTGGCTTGCCCTACTTGGTGGAGCATTACTTGGCTGTTCGGTGATCGGCTACCTGTGGGTCAATGGCCGGATCGCTGGTATCAGTGGGCTGATTGCACAGGTACTTGATCCCGCTACTTTATGGAAAACACCGGCTCTCTGGTTTTTGCTGGGCCTTATATTAACGCCTTTTCTATATAGCTTATTTGTAGTACCAGAGATTGAATTGAATGCTTCGCCCTGGATGATGATTATCGCCGGGTTATTAGTGGGCTTTGGTACCCGTCTAGGTTCTGGCTGTACTAGTGGTCATGGTATCTGTGGTATTAGCAGGCTTTCCAGACGCTCAATGGTTGCTACATTAAGCTTCATGCTCGCAGGTTTTATCACGGTTTATCTGCTTCGGCACGTTCTGAGAATACAGTCATGA
- the dsbD gene encoding protein-disulfide reductase DsbD, translating into MANASFLPAAQAFQLKAESVSQKEALLQWNIAPHYYLYHNQFKVMVGQQPLNIELPKGTKKNDPTFGITEVHYHQVAAKIQVKPKTSYQISWQGCSADGLCYPVQRTTLTTDQDGLFPQLQSQKNGLLQLGNTQASFTGSEPAQQNPTLVSREDIDSSSDAGQSSTYKAQQLEVINTNTDQSISSKNTSDSSFFWSNQWNNDQVFLNLFSQDSWLLNLLIFFIFGILLAFLPCSLPLIPILSGIIVQRKKGYRAIPIATAFVVSMALVYALMGMLVAGVGYSFQRWFQSPPVIIGFALLFVVFAFNLLGLFQLSLPQGILQRLDRIQNRQTGGTIYGAAVMGVLSALIVGPCMSAPLAGSLLFVSQTQSPLLGGLYLFMLGLGIGLPLFIAAVFGARFLPRPGLWMERLKFSFGFIMLMMAVYFIRPLLSLTLYYSLFAGLLLALALYLGWITRKQNKGQAKILTCLLAALLIGVSGWNIKNALSSLNAEQHASELHAWQIVRNAEELNQVLAKARQIQRPIVIDVYADWCVACQPIERDITPRADVQGALKSWQRIKLDLSHYQPSQDEILSEREILGPPTVLFLQPDGQEKRELRLTGAFNAEQLIRQLRHTEN; encoded by the coding sequence TTGGCAAATGCTAGTTTTCTGCCTGCCGCACAGGCCTTCCAGCTCAAGGCTGAATCAGTTTCACAAAAAGAAGCCCTGCTACAATGGAATATTGCACCACATTATTATTTGTATCATAACCAGTTCAAGGTTATGGTTGGCCAGCAGCCATTAAACATTGAACTGCCTAAAGGTACAAAGAAAAATGATCCAACCTTTGGAATTACAGAGGTTCATTATCATCAGGTTGCAGCTAAAATTCAGGTGAAGCCAAAGACCAGTTATCAGATCAGCTGGCAGGGCTGCTCGGCAGACGGGCTGTGTTATCCGGTACAACGCACTACCTTGACCACTGATCAGGATGGACTTTTTCCGCAGTTACAGTCTCAAAAAAACGGCTTGCTACAGCTTGGTAATACTCAGGCTTCATTTACAGGTAGCGAACCGGCACAACAAAATCCGACGCTTGTTAGCCGTGAGGATATTGATTCATCTTCTGATGCAGGGCAGTCCTCAACTTATAAAGCTCAACAGCTAGAAGTTATAAATACCAATACAGATCAATCTATTAGTTCTAAAAATACTTCAGATAGCTCTTTTTTCTGGTCAAATCAATGGAATAATGATCAGGTATTTTTAAATCTTTTCTCGCAGGATTCCTGGCTACTTAATCTGTTGATCTTTTTTATTTTTGGAATACTTCTGGCTTTCCTGCCCTGTTCTTTACCTTTAATTCCGATTCTGTCAGGCATTATCGTGCAGCGTAAAAAAGGTTACCGGGCTATTCCTATCGCTACAGCATTCGTTGTCAGTATGGCATTGGTTTATGCATTAATGGGCATGCTGGTGGCTGGGGTTGGTTACAGTTTTCAGCGCTGGTTTCAAAGTCCACCGGTGATTATTGGCTTTGCACTGCTATTTGTAGTATTTGCATTCAATCTGCTTGGCCTGTTTCAGCTGTCTCTACCCCAAGGTATTTTGCAGCGTTTGGACCGTATCCAGAACCGGCAGACTGGCGGAACCATTTACGGCGCTGCTGTGATGGGGGTCCTTTCAGCCCTGATTGTTGGCCCATGCATGAGTGCGCCTTTAGCTGGTTCACTCTTATTTGTTTCACAGACACAAAGTCCATTATTGGGCGGTCTGTACCTGTTTATGCTCGGCCTGGGTATCGGTCTGCCATTATTTATTGCTGCAGTATTTGGTGCCCGCTTCCTGCCTAGACCCGGACTGTGGATGGAGCGTCTCAAATTCAGCTTTGGCTTTATTATGCTGATGATGGCAGTATATTTTATCCGGCCTCTACTCTCTCTGACATTATATTATTCTCTGTTTGCAGGTTTACTGTTGGCCCTCGCACTTTATCTGGGCTGGATCACCCGAAAGCAGAACAAGGGGCAAGCCAAGATTTTGACCTGCTTGTTGGCAGCGTTATTGATTGGCGTAAGTGGATGGAATATAAAAAATGCTCTGTCATCTTTAAATGCCGAACAACATGCCTCTGAACTTCATGCATGGCAGATAGTACGAAATGCTGAAGAATTAAATCAAGTACTGGCCAAAGCTCGTCAAATTCAGCGTCCTATCGTGATTGATGTGTATGCGGACTGGTGTGTTGCTTGCCAGCCTATCGAGCGCGATATTACGCCACGTGCAGATGTACAAGGAGCATTAAAATCATGGCAAAGAATCAAACTTGACCTGTCTCATTATCAGCCTTCTCAGGATGAGATTTTATCTGAACGGGAAATTCTGGGGCCTCCAACGGTTCTATTTTTACAGCCGGATGGGCAAGAAAAACGTGAGCTTCGGCTAACCGGTGCCTTTAATGCCGAGCAGCTCATTCGTCAGCTCAGGCATACAGAGAATTAA
- a CDS encoding Glu/Leu/Phe/Val family dehydrogenase: MSNLSYINEEAGAWNTYLAQIDRVAPYLQHLADYIDTLKRPKRALIVDVPIVMDDGTIRHFEGYRVQHNLSRGPGKGGIRYHPDVDLNEVTALAAWMTIKTAVVNLPFGGAKGGIRVDPRALSTRELERLTRRYTSEIGHIIGPQKDIPAPDVGTNQNVMGWIMDTYSSNKGYTVTGVVTGKPVHLGGSLGRVKATGRGVYITGREAAKKNNLAIDGAKVAVQGFGNVGSEAANLFAQANAKVVCIQDHTGTILNNNGIDLDALRIYMEEHPGVLGFPGATPITNDEFWDAEMDILIPAALEGQITVERAEKLKAKLVLEGANGPTYPEADDVLLQRGITVVPDVICNAGGVTVSYFEWVQDISSYFWTEEEINQRLDKLLIQAIHDVWNTAEAKKCTLRTAAYILACERILIARKGRGIFPG, from the coding sequence ATGTCTAATCTTTCTTATATTAATGAAGAGGCAGGCGCCTGGAATACCTATCTGGCCCAGATTGATCGGGTGGCTCCATATCTGCAACATCTTGCTGATTATATTGATACTTTAAAACGTCCCAAACGTGCTCTTATTGTCGATGTGCCCATTGTAATGGATGACGGAACCATTCGGCATTTTGAGGGCTACCGGGTACAACATAATCTGTCCCGCGGTCCGGGGAAAGGAGGTATTCGTTACCATCCAGATGTGGATCTGAATGAAGTCACCGCGCTGGCTGCCTGGATGACCATTAAAACAGCTGTAGTCAATCTGCCTTTTGGTGGTGCCAAAGGCGGGATTCGAGTTGATCCGCGCGCTTTATCAACCCGTGAACTGGAACGGTTAACGCGTCGTTATACCAGTGAAATTGGCCATATTATTGGCCCACAAAAAGATATTCCGGCTCCTGATGTGGGCACTAACCAGAATGTCATGGGCTGGATCATGGATACTTATTCATCAAATAAGGGCTATACAGTGACAGGTGTAGTTACGGGCAAACCGGTCCATTTAGGGGGGTCGCTGGGACGTGTCAAGGCCACTGGCCGTGGCGTGTATATTACCGGACGTGAGGCTGCCAAAAAAAATAATCTGGCGATTGATGGTGCTAAAGTCGCCGTACAGGGGTTTGGTAATGTGGGCAGTGAAGCAGCAAATCTGTTCGCACAGGCAAATGCCAAGGTGGTATGTATTCAGGACCATACCGGTACGATCCTGAATAATAATGGTATTGATCTGGACGCTTTACGAATTTATATGGAAGAGCATCCAGGTGTACTCGGTTTTCCAGGTGCTACGCCTATAACTAATGACGAGTTTTGGGATGCTGAAATGGATATCCTGATTCCGGCAGCGCTTGAGGGACAAATTACTGTTGAACGTGCTGAAAAATTAAAAGCCAAGCTGGTTTTGGAAGGCGCAAACGGTCCGACCTATCCTGAAGCTGATGACGTGTTGCTGCAACGGGGCATTACGGTGGTGCCAGATGTTATCTGTAATGCCGGAGGGGTAACTGTCAGTTATTTTGAATGGGTACAGGATATTTCAAGTTACTTCTGGACTGAAGAAGAAATTAATCAGCGTTTGGATAAACTGCTTATTCAAGCAATTCATGATGTCTGGAATACTGCTGAGGCCAAGAAATGTACTCTGCGTACCGCTGCCTATATTCTGGCATGTGAACGAATTCTGATTGCACGTAAAGGTCGCGGCATCTTCCCGGGTTAA
- a CDS encoding NAD-dependent succinate-semialdehyde dehydrogenase has protein sequence MIQQNLQYLLDHPDITFTQPSADHYICVQDAATGEQLAWVRTYDRAAIENAIQRAEQAQAVWKQQTALQKADLLWNWYRLMLKHQEDLAQILTAEQGKPLSEARGEISYAASFIRWFAEQARRVDGEVLTSSQAQQRLLVIKQPIGVTAAITPWNFPAAMITRKVGPALAAGCSMLIKPAEQTPLSAYALEVLALQAGIPKDVMITLSGESIEVGQTLCESDVVRKLSFTGSTEVGRILMKQCAPTIKKLSLELGGNAPVIVFDDANLDQAVKGIMASKFRNSGQTCVCANRIYIQEGIYDAISERVIAEVARLKVGDGRQSEITQGPLIDEAAIEKVQSHIEDAVSKGASIRTGGKRLNQTSTFFEPTVLTGVTQEMKISREETFGPLAPLFSFSTEEEVIQMANNTEFGLAAYLFTQSTARQWRVGEALEYGMVGINTGLISTEVAPFGGIKQSGLGREGSQHGIDEYLEMKYLCVDISN, from the coding sequence ATGATCCAGCAAAATTTACAGTATTTACTGGACCATCCCGACATCACTTTTACCCAGCCTTCAGCTGATCATTATATCTGTGTACAGGATGCTGCTACAGGAGAACAGCTGGCTTGGGTCAGAACTTATGACCGTGCGGCTATAGAAAATGCTATTCAACGTGCTGAACAGGCACAGGCTGTCTGGAAACAGCAGACTGCCCTGCAAAAAGCTGATCTACTGTGGAACTGGTACCGCCTGATGCTCAAGCATCAGGAGGATCTGGCACAGATCCTGACTGCCGAACAGGGTAAACCGCTGTCAGAAGCACGGGGCGAGATTAGTTATGCTGCATCTTTCATCCGCTGGTTTGCTGAGCAGGCTCGTCGTGTAGATGGAGAGGTTTTGACATCATCTCAGGCACAGCAACGGTTACTGGTAATTAAACAGCCAATCGGAGTAACAGCGGCAATTACACCCTGGAACTTTCCGGCCGCCATGATTACCCGCAAGGTAGGACCAGCACTTGCTGCGGGTTGTTCAATGCTGATTAAGCCAGCAGAACAGACGCCACTTAGTGCTTATGCACTGGAGGTTCTGGCATTACAGGCAGGTATTCCAAAAGATGTCATGATTACACTGAGCGGCGAATCAATTGAAGTTGGCCAGACTTTATGCGAAAGCGACGTTGTCCGCAAGCTGAGCTTTACCGGTTCAACCGAGGTCGGCCGCATTCTCATGAAACAGTGTGCGCCAACAATTAAAAAGCTGTCACTCGAACTTGGGGGGAATGCGCCGGTTATTGTATTTGATGATGCCAATCTGGATCAGGCTGTAAAGGGAATAATGGCTAGCAAATTCCGTAACAGCGGCCAGACCTGTGTATGTGCAAACCGTATTTATATACAGGAAGGTATTTATGATGCAATCAGTGAACGTGTGATTGCTGAAGTTGCCAGGTTAAAAGTGGGTGACGGCCGACAGTCTGAAATAACACAAGGCCCACTGATTGACGAAGCTGCAATTGAGAAGGTCCAGTCGCACATTGAAGATGCCGTTAGCAAAGGTGCAAGCATCCGTACAGGCGGCAAACGGCTAAATCAAACCAGCACATTTTTTGAGCCAACCGTTTTAACTGGTGTCACTCAGGAAATGAAAATTTCTCGTGAAGAAACTTTTGGTCCACTGGCTCCATTATTCAGTTTTAGTACTGAAGAAGAGGTAATCCAGATGGCAAACAACACAGAATTCGGGTTAGCTGCTTACCTGTTTACACAAAGTACAGCCCGGCAGTGGCGTGTGGGGGAAGCGCTGGAATACGGCATGGTAGGCATCAATACTGGCCTGATTTCAACAGAAGTTGCTCCTTTCGGTGGTATAAAACAGTCAGGGCTGGGGCGCGAAGGCTCGCAGCATGGGATTGATGAATACCTGGAAATGAAATATTTATGTGTTGATATAAGTAACTAA